Below is a window of Paraburkholderia azotifigens DNA.
CGATCCGGACGGCCGCCGCTTGCGTGGATGTCGGTGTCGATCAGGCCGGGGCGCACGGCGTTCACGCGGATGCCCTGCGGGCCGAGTTCTTTCGCGAGGCCGATCGTCATCGTGTCGACGGCGCCTTTCGAGCCGGCGTAGTCGACATATTCGTTCGGCGAGCCGAGCCGCGACGCCGCCGACGACACGTTCACGATCGCGCCGCCATGTCCGCCGCGATCCTTCGACATGCGCCGCGCCGCCTCGCGCGCACAGAGATACGCGCCGTACACGTTGACGTCGAACATGCGCTTCAGGCGCGCCGCGTCCATGTCGGCGAGGGGCATAGACGGCGCAACGATGCCCGCGTTGTTGACGAGCGCGTCGATGCGGCCGTAGGCCTGTTCCAGCGCGTCAAACATCGCGACAACCTGCGCTTCGTCGGCGACGTCGCCCGCGATCAGGCGCGCATGGCCGCCTGCGCGCCCGACTTCGGCCGCCGTCTCTTTCGCGGCCGCTTCGTTGCTCGCGTAGTTCACGCCGACCGACCAGCCGCGCGCGCCGAGCATGCGCGCCGTCGCGCGGCCGATACCGCGGCTCGCGCCCGTGATCAGAACCACTTTCGTCATGTGTACTCCCGGCTCATGATGCGCAAGAGGCTGACGGCGTCAGACGCGTTCGCGCCGGTCCGCCCATTTGTCCTGTGCGGGCGGCTGATAGCGTTGCAGCTTGCCGATCAGCGCGGCGGGATCGCTCTCGACCTGCAGGATGTCGAAGTACGTCTGGCGCATGAAACCTTCCTGCACCGTGTGCTGGAGCATCGAGATCAGCGGGTCGTAGAAGCCGTCGATGTTGAGCACGGCCACTGCCTTCTGGTGATAGCCGAGCTGGGCCCACGTGAAGACTTCGAACAGCTCTTCGAGCGTGCCCGCGCCGCCGGGCATTGCAACGAACGCGTCGGAGAGATCGGCCATCATCTTCTTGCGATGATGCATGTCGGGCACGACGTGCAGTTCCGACAGGCCGTTATGGCCGACTTCCTTGTTGACGAGCAGTTCGGGGATCACGCCGATCGCGCGGCCGCCTGCCGCCATCACTTCATCGGCGATCACGCCCATCAGGCCGACCTTGCCGCCGCCATAGACGAGCGACAGGTTCGCTGCGACGAGCGCGCGGCCGAATGCCTTCGCGGCGTCGCGGTACAGCGGTTTGGCTCCGTCCGAGGAGCCGCAATAGACGCAGACTGCCTTCATCTTCAACTGTCCTTCGATTCGTTACGAGGTTCGCGCGGCGGCAGGTAGTCGTAGAACTCGCGCTGCGGATGCTTGCCCGACACGAGGTCGTCGAACAGTTCGCGCGAGCGGCCGCGCAGGTACGGCGCCATCAGCGACACGATCTGCACGCTGACCTGATGCAGTTCCGCCTGAATCGCTTCCTGCTCGTTGTACTTGCGCGGGTTCATCACGAACTGGTACGACAGCCAGTACGTCGCGATCACGCCGATGTTCGTTGCGATCACCTTGATTTCGTCGGGCGTGGCGACCATTTCGCCGTCCGCGACGAGTTGCTCGCAGAACTGGCTCGCGAAGCGCACCTTGTGGCTGATGATCTGCTTGAAGTGTGTTTCGAGCGTGCGATTGCGCGCGAGCAGGTCGTTCAGATCGCGGTACAGGAAGCGGTAGCGCCAGGTGAAGTCGACCATGTACTGCAGATACGACCACATCTCGTCGATGGTCGCGCGGTGATCTTCCGGGAAACGCAGACGCTTTTCGATCTCCTGCTCGAACTGGCTGAAGATGCTGTTGATGATGTCGTCTTTGTTGCGGAAGTGGTAGTACAGGTTGCCTGGACTGATCTCCATTTCCTCGGCGATCGTCGTCGTCGTGACGTTCGGCTCGCCGATTTCGTTGAAGAGCTTCAACGAGAGTTCGAGAATCCGTTCGCGCGTGCGGCGGGGAGGTTTGGCTTCCATGTCGTCCGGCCCTGGTGGTTGGCGGGCGGTTTGATGCGCGTG
It encodes the following:
- a CDS encoding SDR family oxidoreductase, giving the protein MTKVVLITGASRGIGRATARMLGARGWSVGVNYASNEAAAKETAAEVGRAGGHARLIAGDVADEAQVVAMFDALEQAYGRIDALVNNAGIVAPSMPLADMDAARLKRMFDVNVYGAYLCAREAARRMSKDRGGHGGAIVNVSSAASRLGSPNEYVDYAGSKGAVDTMTIGLAKELGPQGIRVNAVRPGLIDTDIHASGGRPDRAAVLGAQTPLGRPGTADEVAEAIVWLLSDASSYVNGALLDVSAGR
- a CDS encoding TIGR00730 family Rossman fold protein, whose translation is MKAVCVYCGSSDGAKPLYRDAAKAFGRALVAANLSLVYGGGKVGLMGVIADEVMAAGGRAIGVIPELLVNKEVGHNGLSELHVVPDMHHRKKMMADLSDAFVAMPGGAGTLEELFEVFTWAQLGYHQKAVAVLNIDGFYDPLISMLQHTVQEGFMRQTYFDILQVESDPAALIGKLQRYQPPAQDKWADRRERV
- a CDS encoding TetR/AcrR family transcriptional regulator gives rise to the protein MEAKPPRRTRERILELSLKLFNEIGEPNVTTTTIAEEMEISPGNLYYHFRNKDDIINSIFSQFEQEIEKRLRFPEDHRATIDEMWSYLQYMVDFTWRYRFLYRDLNDLLARNRTLETHFKQIISHKVRFASQFCEQLVADGEMVATPDEIKVIATNIGVIATYWLSYQFVMNPRKYNEQEAIQAELHQVSVQIVSLMAPYLRGRSRELFDDLVSGKHPQREFYDYLPPREPRNESKDS